The genomic window TAGGAGCAGTACGATCCACTTGCAAACGGTGGAACACTTTATTCAAAGATCGAATTCTATGTAAAGCAGAAGAAACAAGGGATCAGTTTCGGTTCATAATGAAGAAGTATAAGCTTTGTTCAATGAGGTTTGATCTCAACGGAACCTTAAACGAAGATGGAGGTACCGAATTCGTGGATCCATCTATAAAGGAGTTAGgtcatttttttaatcaagtCAAGATATCTAAAGTTTTTCAATGCGACGGGTTATTGTTGTGCGTGACCAAAGAGGACAACATTAGGCTCGTGGTATGGAATCCTTATTTGGGTCAAATCAGGTGGATCGAATCCGGTAACACTAATTACCGCCTATTCGACAGGTATGCTATCGGATACGACAATAACCGTAAAcacaaaatcttgaggttTCTGGAATATTACAACTTTAACATGAAGCACAGATTTCTTGAGTACGAAATCTACGATTTTAGCTCTAATTCATGGAGGGTTCTTGATATCGCTCCCCGTTGGGAAATAGAGTCTTATCAACGTGGAGCGTCTTTGAAAGGAAACACTTACTTTATTGCCaaggaaaaaatagaataCGAAGAGGATGGAGAGTTTCCAGAGCCGGCAGAtaatttactctgttttgattttacgaCGGAGAGCTTTGGACAGTTTCTTCCTCTGCCGTTTCAGCACTATCTTTACGATGTTGgagctctctcttctcttggAGATGAGAAACTTGCGGCGTTATTTCAGTGCGGGGATACCGATTTATCAGAGGTGGAGATTTGGGTTACAACTTTGACTGAGACCAATACAGTGTCATGGAATCCTTTCTTAAAAGTTGATATGGAACCACACTACGGTCGTAGTTTTATGTTTGACTATTACGGTGGCAGTTTCTTCATTgacgaggagaagaaactCGCTGTTGTTTTTCAGTTTGACGAATCTGGAATGACCCGCTACGAGGACGCAACTTACATCATTGGAGAGAATGGCTACGTTAAAAAAGTGCGTCTTGGAGAAGCTCCTGCGAATCAAGGAGGATATTGTTTCCCATCTGTGTGTTTTAgctcttatgttccaagtttagtACAGATCAACCAAATTGTAggattcaaaaaagaaagagaagaagagtaataagcacaaagaagaagacttaaTTATAATTGACTAGATAAGGCTCGCTTAAATAGACGGGTGtatgatataaatttatttaaatatttatcaataatatttaaactttatatagtAAATAGTAATCTACAcactttttctaatatttaaagtagtaatttttgtattacataaaattttaatcatacacattcaattttacttatattttaactatctatttcatcataataaactattttgttatttataacataaaaactaCATTCGGACACTCTGTGGAAACGACATCCCGTTTGTATCCTCTAACAATGTCGGACTTACAACTGTTGgacaaacatcaaataaatataaaccgAGCAGTAATTAAAACGCATAGTTTGCTAATCCATTTACTATGCGATTAGCTTTACTATACACATGAGTAACTCGGACTATGCAGTCCCTATACACTCCAtcttattaatgatatttgaattttaaatagtaacgTAACTCTCATACTTTTTCAGTATGTAATTTAGTATttctttaaaccaaattttaatcttacaaattcgattttgcaatacaatttaaataccTATTTTaccataataaaatatataatttaatgatatacactccatcttattgttagttttttttatataatttaattatatacactccatcttattgttagttttacattttagataagaaaattgtaagttaaatatttagatataaacatattaattagtatatataaatatctttgttttttagtttcctattttcttttaggaaaaagtaaaaaaaaaatcaaacacatgtCAAAATCTAAGATCGTTCAAATAACCACGTGTCATGATCTcgtgagttagtaactttcaaaactgtactttatataataagattttaaatagtaaCGTAACTCTCATACTTTTTCAGTATGTAATTTAGTATttctttaaaccaaatttcaatcttacaaattcgattttgcaatacaatttaaataccTATTTTaccataataaaatatataatttaatgatatacactccatcttattgttagttttttatataatttaattatatacactccatcttattgttagttttacattttagttaagaaaattgtaagttaaatatttagatataaacatattaattagtatatataaatatctttgttttttagtttcctattttcttttaggaaaaagtaaaaaaaaaatcaaacacatgtCAAAATCTAAGATCGTTCAAATAACCACGTGTCATGATCTcgtgagttagtaactttcaaaactgtactttatataataagattttaaatagtaaCGTAACTCTCATATTTTTTCAGTATGTAATTTAGTATttctttaaaccaaattttaatcttacaaattcgattttgcaatacaatttaaatatctattttatcataataaaatatataatttaataatatacactccatcttattgttagttttttatataatttaattatatacactccatcttattgttagttttacattttagttaagaaaattgtaaattaaatatttagatataaacatattaattagtatatataaatatttttgttttttagtttcctattttattttaggaaaaagtaaaaaaataaatcaaacacatGTCAAAATCTAAGATCGTTCAAATAACCACGTGTCATGATCTcgtgagttagtaactttcaaaactgtattttatataataagatagctttttttttttttttttgcgtttcttttcattagtttggttttgtttttcttttgcaataATGTCCTGTGAACAAGACCAATCAgttatcattattttgtttctatttattagTGGATCAAAAAGGATACAAATGTATCcatcgtatatatatattccgaCGACTTTGCCAAATTCCATCCGACATTTTGCAGTCATTTATCTCTCCTAGCTAGTTGTATATTCGTAGATATTGAGATGTGGAAGCTTTTGATGGCGGTGGTGGCTTGTTCAGTGGTGACAGTGTTGGTGCGAAGGAAGATGAAACGGAGGAGGAAGTGGATGCCATATAGCACTGGACATATTGCAAGCTGGTTTGGTCTCTGAAGGATATACAAGCTTAAAATGTTGTTCATGATCTTTCCAATGGGTATGATTTCTTACATATCCCAATGCTTGTTGATTAATTAGggctttttaaaatatattctttttagtttgtatGGGATGTTGGTTACATGATGGAGCAATATTTGGAAGATCAAAGGACATACCAAGGATTTATTTGGttattacattttgtttgttctgtttttgcttGCTATTATAGAAAGTTAATTTTGTGACATTgaagtctcttttttttgttgcttgaGTGTCACAATGTAAGCATGTTGCTGTAATATACACGAACTCTTTTATGTCAGAAGCGAGAGAAAGAACTATACTACATCCTttattcattatatatataatatatccaatcaaaaaatatatatatagatatatctatatatatatatatctatatatatatccaaataaTAAAACTGTATTCATTGGTGAACTTACTAAAATCGCTTAGTAAAAGCGTGCAACACATATAACAATGATTTCTAATGTAAAAAGATTACTAAATTTTATTGTGTAAAAATGATTTCGCAGACTAAGCAAAGACATTAGccttggaaaaaaaaaaaaaagacattagCCTTGACTCTTGAGCATTAGAATGTGACTCTGATCTTGGAAATTGATTAGAGTTTGATAATATCTCGTGATTGTTACCTTATTAGTTTCTCATACGTTTTTAATATGGACCAAAATTGAAGTAGTTGTATCATCCACCAATTAGAACTACctaattatatgttttgatgaatgatgatgagaagttttttttttctttttctaaagtcatgaatatgaaaatgtgtcggatcatattatatatattgtgaaTTTGTCAATTAGGgtgtgattgtttttttctagaGTTGTAAAAGGTGTTCTCTCTGacaatattaaaaacagaaaaaatagcATGTCTAATTctaagtaaaataataaaattgcCGACAAAACCGCCGGTTCTTTCAATAATCAGCTAGTTGAATATTTGTATCATTACTCTAAAGATTAGTCTAATCACATCTTCTTACTATATAGCTCATAAACGTCATTGCTTCTCAaatgtgttgttgttaataaaaagaaaacgtcATTTTAGTAGTTTTGAGTAATGGGAGTTCCCTAATAATAATAGTTAATTAAACAAAGTGTACATGAATAAACGAGTCaaccaaataacaaataaaaacaagcgAATCGAAACCGTCCATATAACTCAAAAAGTACACGAGGGTATAACTGTCATTTCATAAATATTCATGTATTATTCATCGATTCGTTTGGCCTTTCCAGCGTCCTTCTTCTGACTCttaccaaaattttatcaatcTCTCCCTCGCCGCGCCTTTTCGCCGGAAGGACATAACTTTTACCGGGATTTGTTGTCTACAAGGGAACCTCGAGCGCAAGGCTGTTTAATCGGAAGAATCTGGAGTCACGGAGAAgcaaaaatgaacaaaaagagagaccCTTTATGCTGAGACGGTTTAATTTTGTATCTGTGGTTATAGAAAGGAATCGTTTGCGATGAAATGGAGCCTTATAGGGTTATTCTGATCGGTGGTTGAAGCGTTGTCATTTGCATTTCGTGTCATTCTGGTTATAGACTCTGTTTCAATTGCTTCTCGTCGTAAAGGCGTTTGCTTTTGTGAGTAATTTATCTCGATTCTTCTGAAAGACgtagaaagagagaaggtTGTGTATAGATATTGGAAATGGGGAAGGTTTTGGTGATGTTGACGGCAGCTGCGGCTGTGGTGGCTTGTTCAGTGGCGACTGTGATGGTGAGAAGGAGGATGAAAGGGAGGAGGAAATGGAGGAGGGTGGTGGGTTTACTTAAGGATTTGGAGGAAGCTTGTGAGACGCCTTTAGGAAGGTTGAGGCAGATGGTTGATGCCATAGCTGTGGAGATGCAAGCTGGTTTGGTTTCTGAAGGAGGGTCAAAGCTTAAAATGTTGCTCACTTTTGTTGATGATCTTCCCAATGGGTGAGATTTTGAGATATCCCAATGCTTGTTGATTATGGTCTTTAGAAGAGTTTCCCTTTAGTTTTTATGGGATTTGATGACATGATGGTGCAATGTCTGGAAACATTTGCTTGTTAGTTGTGTGAAATCGAAGGTTTTTGTTCCTTGATTGTCACAATGGAAGTCTCTTGTTGTAATATATGAACCTTTCTATTTCAGGAGCGAGACAGGAACCTATTATGCACTTCATCTTGGAGGCTCCTACTTTAGGATAATAAAGGTTCATCTAGGTGGTCAAAGATCATCTCTTGAAGTTCAAGATGTTGAACGACATTCCATACCAACATCTTTGATGAATAGCACTAGCGAGGTGACAAGGCTTTCTCCAACATTTTTCTATTCGAAGCTCAATTCTTATGATCTGACAGATTAAATGCTCAGATGATTCTTGTTACTTGATTTTTCAGGTTCTCTTCGACTTTCTCGCATCATCCTTGCAGAGgtttattgaaaaagaagGGAACGATTTCAGTTTGTCACAACCTTTAAAAAGGGAACTTGcgtttactttttctttcccaGTCAAGCAGACATCCATCTCATCAGGAGTTCTAATTAAATGGACCAAAGGTTTTGCAATTAGTGAAATGGTTAGTTCAAATTCTCTGCAACCTTTTTTACCTGTCTGCCTGATAGTGTTTACTAATTTCTTAGATTAAATCTAAGGCTGCATTACActctttttttggattaatAGTTGGGTCAACTAAACGCAGAATCATCAAGTTGTGTATTTAGTTTTACGTAACAATGTGATTCATCTTCTAGCATTTGGAGTAAAGTTTGGGGAAATGTAATGTTCATGACACATTGATCTTACTAATATAGGCTGGGGAAGACATTGCTGAATGTCTACAAGGAGCGTTGAACAAGAGAGGGCTAGATATTCGCGTTGCAGCTCTTGTAAGTCCTTTACTACTGCAAAAGAATCATATTCTTGGGGAACTGCTGTTTCATTGCAATTCCTTTGATGATTTTCCTAGCCGTCACAAAATTCTGATGCCTTAACAGTTTAAGTATCGGAGAAATGGCTCTCTATCTCTTAGAAACCTCATGATATCATGTGTGGTGCTGATATTAGTTTCAATTGTTTGAGCAGGTGAATGATACTGTTGGGGCTTTATCCTTTGGACATTTTCATGACCCAGACACAATTGCTGCTGTTGTCTTTGGAACAGGTAGTAATGCATGTTACCTTGAACGAACTGATGCCATAATCAAGTGTCAAAATCCACGCACGACTTCTGGAAGCATGGTAATAACTATTAAGAATCGTTACATAGTTCATCCTTAGAAACCAGCCATCAAAGTTTAGATTCCACAGGATTCAATTTAAAAGacttgattttttcttctttatgatACTTTGTTATTTTGTGTTAGGTGGTCAATATGGAGTGGGGAAACTTTTGGTCATCTCGTCTGCCAAGAACTTCATATGACCTTGAGTTGGATGCAGAGAGTATGAATTCAAATGACATGGTAATATTTTGCGAAGTTTCCTTTCTCTTGTTTCgttttatcatgttttcaagtTATTTTTTATCAGGTAATCAATTTGGTGGGTATTGTTTTATAGGGCTTTGAGAAGATGATAGGAGGGATGTATCTGGGCGACATTGTCCGCAGAGTAATTCTTCGAATGTCACAAGAGTCCGACATCTTTGGACCTATCTCATCCATTTTATCCACGCCTTTCGTTCTGAGGTACATTTCcgttatgttttcttctgcttctgtttcaaatggaaaaaaaaactgccaAACGTATACTTCGTTTCCTATATAAACTTTTGCGAATTCTCAAAAAGCACATAGTAGCTTTTACGTAACATGATTTTCGTGTTTATCTATACGTATATATTTGTCTGAATAAATTTTTCCTCCAATTTCAGAACAAATTCTGTCTCAGCAATGCATGAAGATGACACATCCGAGTTACAAGAAGTAGCACGAATCTTGAAAGATTTAGGGGTAAGCAAACAAGTTTGTTGTGATGCaaagttttgttctgttcACTTGGCTCATTATCTtggctctctctctctctatctttgaTTCATAATCACAGGTGTCAGAGGTACCAATGAAGGTGAGGAAACTTGTAGTGAAGATCTGCGATGTAGTGACACGCAGAGCAGCTAGGCTAGCAGCAGCAGGAATTGCAGGAATCTTGAAGAAGGTAGGGAGAGATGGGAGCGGAGGAGGAAGGAGAAGCGATAAGCAGATAATGAGAAGAACAGTGGTGGCAGTTGAAGGAGGTCTGTATTTGAACTACAGGATGTTCAGAGAATATATGGACGAAGCTCTGAGAGATATACTGGGAGAAGATGTGGCTCAACACGTAGTGGTGAAGGCCATGGAAGATGGTTCCAGCATTGGCTCTGCATTGTTGCTGGCTTCGTCACAAAGTGTTCAAACAATACCATCCGTATGAATAATTTGTGTACATATTTACAATGTATATAGCCAATTGTTTTAGAAGCATGTAGGTTTGTGTAAATATTGTAGGCactttttagtttcttctacTCATGATTAAGTAAATTACAGTTtatttacaacaacaaaaaatgactTGTTAGTGCAACGGAATTAATACAGAACAGTGAAACCTAATCTTTTGGGGATAAATCTTTGTGTCATTGTGTGAGAGAGGACATTCAAAAACTACACCATAAATTCAAACAGTAAGAGACGAAAGCCCAACTTCATTACATGCGTTACCcgacaaaaagcaaaaatttcTTGAAGTAAAAAGTGAGCAAGAAACGAGAgagttgaaaaataaacagaaacagCTCTTTCAGAGGCTACATTGTTACAGCgcaaaaaagaagctaaagagGAGCTGAAAATGCGGacaaaaacacacactaaGGATGATAAGGCGGATAAAGAGGAGCTGAGCTTTGCTTATTCTTCGCCTTGGCTCTCATCCTTCACCAGTTTGATCATGTCGTCAATTCGTAGAATCGTTATGGCTGCCTCTGTTGCAAACTGGTCACAAAACAAAGCtcctttaaaatttaagagattacttgattttttaatattctagTTCATGTAAAGCCAAGTGCCTTTTACCTGGATAATTTTCACTTTGCTCATAGCTGGTTCGATCACTCCAGCTTCCAAATTGTTGCGGATGGTTCCGTTTACGAGGTCAAGTCCCATGCTGCATTTACGTTTTCTCAACATGAAGCCAATGAGcatataacattttcaaaCAGAACCTCAAAGGGAAAAGACACAAACAGATTGCTTAT from Arabidopsis thaliana chromosome 3, partial sequence includes these protein-coding regions:
- a CDS encoding F-box and associated interaction domains-containing protein (F-box and associated interaction domains-containing protein; CONTAINS InterPro DOMAIN/s: F-box domain, cyclin-like (InterPro:IPR001810), F-box domain, Skp2-like (InterPro:IPR022364), F-box associated domain, type 1 (InterPro:IPR006527), F-box associated interaction domain (InterPro:IPR017451); BEST Arabidopsis thaliana protein match is: F-box and associated interaction domains-containing protein (TAIR:AT5G60560.1); Has 1229 Blast hits to 1171 proteins in 32 species: Archae - 0; Bacteria - 0; Metazoa - 0; Fungi - 0; Plants - 1227; Viruses - 0; Other Eukaryotes - 2 (source: NCBI BLink).), which codes for MTMMSDLSQDLLEEILSRVPRTSLGAVRSTCKRWNTLFKDRILCKAEETRDQFRFIMKKYKLCSMRFDLNGTLNEDGGTEFVDPSIKELGHFFNQVKISKVFQCDGLLLCVTKEDNIRLVVWNPYLGQIRWIESGNTNYRLFDRYAIGYDNNRKHKILRFLEYYNFNMKHRFLEYEIYDFSSNSWRVLDIAPRWEIESYQRGASLKGNTYFIAKEKIEYEEDGEFPEPADNLLCFDFTTESFGQFLPLPFQHYLYDVGALSSLGDEKLAALFQCGDTDLSEVEIWVTTLTETNTVSWNPFLKVDMEPHYGRSFMFDYYGGSFFIDEEKKLAVVFQFDESGMTRYEDATYIIGENGYVKKVRLGEAPANQGGYCFPSVCFSSYVPSLVQINQIVGFKKEREEE
- the ATHXK4 gene encoding Hexokinase (ATHXK4; FUNCTIONS IN: hexokinase activity, ATP binding; INVOLVED IN: glucose catabolic process to butanediol, glucose catabolic process to lactate and acetate, glycolysis, carbohydrate metabolic process, glucose catabolic process to D-lactate and ethanol; LOCATED IN: mitochondrion; EXPRESSED IN: 17 plant structures; EXPRESSED DURING: 8 growth stages; CONTAINS InterPro DOMAIN/s: Hexokinase, N-terminal (InterPro:IPR022672), Hexokinase, C-terminal (InterPro:IPR022673), Hexokinase (InterPro:IPR001312); BEST Arabidopsis thaliana protein match is: hexokinase-like 1 (TAIR:AT1G50460.1); Has 2384 Blast hits to 2114 proteins in 325 species: Archae - 0; Bacteria - 92; Metazoa - 1269; Fungi - 602; Plants - 288; Viruses - 0; Other Eukaryotes - 133 (source: NCBI BLink).); amino-acid sequence: MGKVLVMLTAAAAVVACSVATVMVRRRMKGRRKWRRVVGLLKDLEEACETPLGRLRQMVDAIAVEMQAGLVSEGGSKLKMLLTFVDDLPNGSETGTYYALHLGGSYFRIIKVHLGGQRSSLEVQDVERHSIPTSLMNSTSEVLFDFLASSLQRFIEKEGNDFSLSQPLKRELAFTFSFPVKQTSISSGVLIKWTKGFAISEMAGEDIAECLQGALNKRGLDIRVAALVNDTVGALSFGHFHDPDTIAAVVFGTGSNACYLERTDAIIKCQNPRTTSGSMVVNMEWGNFWSSRLPRTSYDLELDAESMNSNDMGFEKMIGGMYLGDIVRRVILRMSQESDIFGPISSILSTPFVLRTNSVSAMHEDDTSELQEVARILKDLGVSEVPMKVRKLVVKICDVVTRRAARLAAAGIAGILKKVGRDGSGGGRRSDKQIMRRTVVAVEGGLYLNYRMFREYMDEALRDILGEDVAQHVVVKAMEDGSSIGSALLLASSQSVQTIPSV